The Chthoniobacterales bacterium nucleotide sequence GGAAGGAAAGGCGGAAACTATCCTGTTCAATCTTTGCGGTCACGGCCACTTCGACATGGCCGCCTACACGGACTACCTTGCGGGCCGGTTGCAGAACTACGAGTATCCCGAGGAAGAGATCGCCGCGGCGCTTTCCGGGCTGCCTCCGGTCTGACGCATTCCGCCCGATCCATGGAACCGTCTGCCGGGCGGGCAACTGCCGTCCCACCAATCCATTGAATCCGAAAACCACCAATGTCCTTCCCGCTGCGGACTATGCGGCGGGGATATCCGCTGGCGACACGTCCGTTCTGGCGCGGGCGATCACGCTGGTCGAAAGCACCTCGACGCGTCACGCGCAGACCGCGGCCGAGCTGATGCGTCTGCTGTTGGCGGTGAAAAATTCTTCCGTCCGCGTGGGAATCACCGGCGTGCCGGGGGTCGGCAAGAGCACCTTCATCGAGGCATTCGGGCTCCATCTCTGCGAGCAGGGCCACCGCGTGGCCGTGCTCGCCGTCGATCCGACCAGTGCCATCTCCGGTGGCAGCATCCTCGGCGACAAGACGCGCATGGAAAAGTTATCGCGCCATCCCTCGGCTTACATCCGTCCTTCGCCTTCCGGAGGTGCGCTCGGCGGCGTCACGCGCAAGACGCGGGAAACGATCACCCTTTGCGAGGCCGCCGGATACAATGTGATCCTCGTGGAAACGGTCGGGGTGGGGCAGAGCGAGATTGCGGTAAGATCCATGACAGACTTTTTCCTGCTGCTGGCGTTGACGGGCGCGGGGGATGATTTGCAGGGCATCAAGAAAGGTATTGTCGAGATGGCGGACGGTATCGCGGTGACCAAGGCCGACGGGGAAAATGTGACCGCGGCGGAGAGACTCAAGCTCGAGCTGGCGCAGGTGCTTCATTTTCTGACAGCGGCAACGGCAGGGTGGAGGCCGGAGGTGCTGACATGTTCGGCCCTGAAGGGAAACGGGATTGCGGACGTTTGGAAGCTGGTCGAGCGGTTTCGCGTGGAGATGCAAACGTCCGGCGAGTGGGACGTCCGGCGGCTGAGTCAGGTGCAGGAGGGGTTGATCGATTTTGCGCGGGAGCAGGTCTTGGCGGGAATGATGGAGAGCGCTGTTGTTCGCAAGGATGTCGGCAATTTCGGCGTGTCCGTGGCGGAGGGCCGAATGACGATGCGTGACGCGGCAACAAGGATTGCGGGGGATTTCGTGGCTTCGAGGTAGGGACGCGCCGGATCTCGGTCCATGCTTTCCGAAAAGTGTGTGACGGGGGCGTCGCCGCTACA carries:
- the meaB gene encoding methylmalonyl Co-A mutase-associated GTPase MeaB; the protein is MPRKRSPRRFPGCLRSDAFRPIHGTVCRAGNCRPTNPLNPKTTNVLPAADYAAGISAGDTSVLARAITLVESTSTRHAQTAAELMRLLLAVKNSSVRVGITGVPGVGKSTFIEAFGLHLCEQGHRVAVLAVDPTSAISGGSILGDKTRMEKLSRHPSAYIRPSPSGGALGGVTRKTRETITLCEAAGYNVILVETVGVGQSEIAVRSMTDFFLLLALTGAGDDLQGIKKGIVEMADGIAVTKADGENVTAAERLKLELAQVLHFLTAATAGWRPEVLTCSALKGNGIADVWKLVERFRVEMQTSGEWDVRRLSQVQEGLIDFAREQVLAGMMESAVVRKDVGNFGVSVAEGRMTMRDAATRIAGDFVASR